From a region of the Neobacillus niacini genome:
- the rbsK gene encoding ribokinase: MADRNITVIGSINMDLVTSTAQIPKVGETVLGNSFHTIPGGKGANQAVAAARLGADVTMVGAVGNDSFGKTLVEHLINEGINTENIVKVKDTSTGIASIIVSEADNSIIVVPGANNHITPEVINKHKDKIINSNILLLQLEIPLESVTRAVELAKKHGIRTILNPAPIQTLPKELLEMVDYLTPNEHEQALLFDSIDGTEEELAKFKEKCIVTKGSKGVMIYKNGEKIEIPSIQVEAVDTTGAGDSFNGALATALCEGLDIEEASRFANVVGAISVTKLGAQTGMPTKKEVEEFMHLHKSS; this comes from the coding sequence ATGGCGGATAGAAATATAACGGTAATTGGAAGTATTAACATGGATTTAGTCACGAGTACCGCTCAAATACCTAAGGTTGGAGAAACCGTGTTAGGGAATTCTTTTCATACTATTCCGGGTGGTAAGGGTGCAAATCAAGCGGTGGCAGCAGCCCGGCTTGGTGCCGATGTGACGATGGTCGGCGCTGTGGGGAACGATTCTTTTGGTAAAACACTAGTGGAACATTTAATAAATGAAGGAATAAACACAGAAAATATCGTGAAAGTGAAGGATACCTCTACTGGAATTGCTTCTATTATAGTATCGGAAGCTGATAACAGTATTATTGTCGTGCCCGGAGCAAACAATCATATAACGCCGGAGGTAATCAATAAGCATAAAGATAAAATCATAAATAGTAATATTCTATTATTACAATTAGAGATTCCCCTTGAAAGTGTCACTAGGGCCGTGGAGCTTGCAAAAAAGCATGGAATACGAACAATATTAAATCCGGCACCGATTCAAACGCTTCCGAAGGAATTGCTAGAAATGGTGGATTATCTAACACCGAATGAACATGAACAAGCATTGCTGTTTGATTCCATAGACGGGACAGAGGAAGAATTAGCAAAGTTTAAGGAAAAGTGTATTGTAACCAAAGGGTCCAAAGGCGTTATGATTTATAAAAATGGCGAAAAAATTGAAATTCCAAGCATCCAGGTTGAGGCTGTGGATACAACAGGTGCAGGTGATTCATTTAATGGTGCATTGGCCACTGCTTTATGTGAGGGGCTTGATATTGAAGAGGCCAGTCGGTTTGCCAATGTTGTTGGGGCCATCTCGGTTACGAAGCTAGGGGCACAAACAGGAATGCCGACCAAAAAGGAAGTAGAAGAATTTATGCACTTACATAAATCATCTTAA